A single region of the Pararge aegeria chromosome 18, ilParAegt1.1, whole genome shotgun sequence genome encodes:
- the LOC120631731 gene encoding uncharacterized protein LOC120631731: MERNIIVCADLRPLDQDELAFRRRALRDAVICIGWLKLISVLCYMILYFLVVVNSKESNMSKAIQFMILAIIPLIILNGLLLFLGALEERIWALEIGLWLCIAIASYNTVLGVMGGIHFIRTGHLTMHFMLAIVFALLAISLFTVVCHDVLLIHAYKKHLRSSVT; encoded by the exons ATGGAAAGAAATATTATAGTTTGTGCTGATTTAAGACCTTTAGATCAAGACGAGTTGGCATTTCGAAGAAGAGCTTTACGAGACGCTGTGATTTGTATAGGATGGCTGAAATTA ATATCTGTATTATGCTACATGATTTTGTACTTTCTGGTAGTTGTAAACAGCAAAGAGTCAAACATGTCAAAGGCCATCCAGTTTATGATATTGGCAATCATACCTTTGATCATTCttaacggattgcttttatTTCTGGGAGCATTGGAA GAAAGAATTTGGGCACTCGAGATCGGCCTTTGGCTTTGTATTGCGATAGCGTCGTATAACACGGTGCTAGGAGTTATGGGCGGAATACACTTCATCCGGACCGGACATTTGACAATGCATTTTATGCTCGCAATAGTATTTGCCCTTTTGGCGATATCACTTTTCA CTGTCGTATGCCACGATGTCTTACTAATACATGCTTACAAAAAACATCTGAGATCCTCTGTGACATAA